The DNA window TGTGAGCGTTCCCAGTTGTTGTCGTACCCCCGGCATAGGCTGCGGTCGTGAGGGGCGAGCCGAGCATCCTGCACGTCGACCTGGACGCGATGTTCGCCGCCGTCGAGCAGCGCGACAAGGTGTCGCTGCGGGGCAGACCCGTGGTCGTCGGCGGCGTGGCGGGCCGAGGCGTGGTGTCCACCGCGTCCTACGAGGCACGGGCCTTCGGCGTGCGTTCGGCCATGCCGATGGCGCAGGCCAGGAGACGCTGCCCACCGGGTACGGCGTACCTGTCACCCCGCTTCGCGGCCTACAAGCGGACCAGCCAGGTGGTGATGGCGTTGCTCGCTGAGGTGACACCGCTGGTCGAGCAGGTGAGCATCGACGAGGCGTACCTCGATCTCACCGCCGGCGACCACGACCTGACGCCCCATGGGGTCACCGAGCTGGGGCTCCGCCTCAAACGTGACATCGCGGACGCCACCGGCGGCGTCACCGGCTCGATCGGCGCCGCCTCCTCCAAGCTGCTCGCCAAGATCGGCTCCGAGCTGCGCAAACCCGACGGCCTGACGGTGGTCACGCCCGGCGAGGAGCTCACGGTTCTGCACCCCCTCCCGGTGGGTGCGCTGGGCGGTGTCGGTCCGGCAACCGAGCAAAGGCTTCACCGCGCGGGGGTACGGTCGGTCGGCGACCTCGCGAGAATCCCCCTCGACGACCTCGTCGACTGGTTCGGCGTGGCGCACGGCAACGGGCTGTTCCGGCTGGCCCGCGCCGAGGACAACCGTCCCGTGGTGAGCGAGCGGGAGGCCAAGTCGGTGTCCGCCGAGGAGACGTTCGACGTCGACCTGGCCGACCCGGCCCGCCTCAACCGGGAGCTCGACCTGCTCGCCGCCCGGGTGGCCGGCCGGCTCAAGGCCGGCGGCCTGACCGGCCGGACCGTCAACATCAAGGTCCGCCATCCCGACTTCACGACCGTGACCAGGGCGGTCACCCGCGACCAGCCGACCGACGACGGCCGCCTCGTGGCCCAGATGGCCCGCCG is part of the Actinoplanes missouriensis 431 genome and encodes:
- a CDS encoding DNA polymerase IV, whose protein sequence is MRGEPSILHVDLDAMFAAVEQRDKVSLRGRPVVVGGVAGRGVVSTASYEARAFGVRSAMPMAQARRRCPPGTAYLSPRFAAYKRTSQVVMALLAEVTPLVEQVSIDEAYLDLTAGDHDLTPHGVTELGLRLKRDIADATGGVTGSIGAASSKLLAKIGSELRKPDGLTVVTPGEELTVLHPLPVGALGGVGPATEQRLHRAGVRSVGDLARIPLDDLVDWFGVAHGNGLFRLARAEDNRPVVSEREAKSVSAEETFDVDLADPARLNRELDLLAARVAGRLKAGGLTGRTVNIKVRHPDFTTVTRAVTRDQPTDDGRLVAQMARRLLAEVDTSGGVRLLGVGVSTLADFAQDDLFSTGLLDGFFTSLPEHFAGPASSPEHFAGPASSPEPVMSAAGEPDLGAAAVALAGGDAEAASGDESTSGDGSASGVTPAVGVAAPATGVAPIPVWRPGQDVLHDEHGAGWVWGSGLGRVTVRFEGPHTPPGPVRTFAVDDLRLHPADPPDWRLAP